The Bos taurus isolate L1 Dominette 01449 registration number 42190680 breed Hereford chromosome 16, ARS-UCD2.0, whole genome shotgun sequence genome includes the window TGCCTGGAGCCCAGTGGTCAATACCCATCCCAGTAAGGGTGGGGTAGGGTCTTGGCCACGAAACCCCTGGAGCTTCTGAACAGTGGTCCCAGTTTGCTCTGAGTCCAAGATACCAGGTCTGCCAGGGGAGGCCAGCCCTGGACTACTGACCAACATCAGCATGGCCTTAGGGAGCAGCCCCACCAAAAACCTTGCTGTTATTTAGGAAGCCCTCCCGAGGGTCAGGCACTGTACATTTCGCCTGCGTCGTCTCTTTCTCTCTGGGCAGGTTATTAGCCCTCTTCCAGCAGACACGGGCTCCAAAGGTTGAGATGCCCAAGGGCACACAGTCAGTGGCAGAGCAGGATTCAAACCAATACCTGTCACTTAATTCAGAGACATGGATGCCTATTGACACACTGGACAGTGCCCCCTCTCCTGCGGCCTCGGCTAGGCCAGAGCTGAGCACCCGGCAGGCCCAGCTGGTCACAAGCCCCCGTTTCCTCCTGTCACAAGGAAACAAGCACCTAAGCCCTGGCACCCTGGAGATTCACAGCAGAAATCTTCCTGGGAATGGCAAGTCCAGGCCCCAGCTCTGAGAGGAGAGGAAACACAGCTCAAAACACACTTGGCTGCAGAATTCCCTTTAATGCTGTGGCCTGCAGCTGGAGGTTGATGGGGGTCTGAGGGGCTGCAGACCCCTCCTGCCTCCAGCCCTGGGGTCCTCAGGCACCAAGCGACCAGGTAGTGAGAAGCCAGGGGTCCTTACCCCTGTGCTCCTGGCAGTGAGCAGGACCCAAGGCTCTCAGAGCTCCTGCGGGAGGGCATGGCCAACCTCAGGAGAGGCTGAGGTGGGGGGGCACCACTGGCCCCTAGAGGCCTGATCTTGCCAGGCTCGGGCATGGCTCGGCCTGGGGCCTGCACGGAGCAGCTAAGGGTGGAGGGGACAAAAGCAACCAGAGTTCCCAGCCTGAGACCAGTGGGCTACCCggaagggaggagagggctcAAGGAATTGGGGACAGATGTGCACAGGCGCTCTGGGCCTTTTAGGGCACGTGACTCAGGCAATCCCTGAGATGGGGAACTGGAGGACACAAGTTAGTTCTGAGAAAGCAGGGGGCGATCAGGAGCACCCCCTAGGATGATGTCCAAGGCACAAAGAAGGTGATGAGGCCTCCTCTCTGCCGGCTCCACAGTTTGTCAGACTGGCCCCTGGGCTGGGCTTCAGTATCCCCGGGTCACGTGAGCCTTGCTCTCAGGGTCGGCAGGCACCTCTGAGGAGTCGATTGGCTGGTAGGAACTGCGCTCCTCTGAGGGCCCAAGGAAACCTGGGGggttggagagaaagaaaaaaatgaagggtTAAGACTTAGGAAATTCCACGAGGCCAAACCAAGGTCCCCCTACTCCCCACCACCAATCCCACCCCAACAAGAAAAGCCAGAGCTGGGCATCCAGGTACCCAGGACAGACAGTGGCAGCAGCCCCAGGCACCAAGCCTTTAGCATGTATCACTTATTCAGTCCTCCTGTAACCCTATAGAGCAGGGTATTTTTTTGtccctactttacagatgaggaaaccgagtgTTAAAAAGATAAACTGCCTTGCTTGAGATTATAAAGCTTGAAGCAGAGGACACTAGGATTCCAACTGATGCAGCACGGTGCTAAAGACAGGGCTCAGCCACTGTGCCTCGGTGCTTCCCTGGGAGCGCGTGCTCAGGAATCTGGCTGAGGGATGCCCAGCCCCGGACCCACGGGCTCCCCTCCAGCTCCTCTCCCGGACAGTGGACATCGTTGTACAGCCTCCAGAAGGCCCCCGGGCTGGCGCAGCTGCAGAGCCCAGATGGTGCCAGGCAGGCTGTTGGCTTCTGGGTGCCATACCCTTCACTCCCATCCTCACTCCCTACATCTGTCCTGTGCTCCTGAACAAGcccccagcaccccaggcctctgtctcctcatctgtcTAATGGAGGGACAGTGCTGGCTCCTCCCTACCCCGGGGCAGGTCTGGGCAGCCTGGTGGTTTGCCAAGGGTGGGCAGCCCTGGGCCATTCCCGTCCTCAACCCAGCTGCTCCCCCAGCAGGTCTCAGGCCACTTTTCTCAAGAGTGAAAGGCAGAAGACCACAGGTCTCCCCACTTCTCTCAAAAAGGACATGAGAACGGTGTCAcagggggctggggaagggctgCAACAAGCAGGGGTCCAGCTCAGGGCTGGCTTTGGCTGGGGCCCCCAGGACCCAGGCCAGCACTGGCTCTCCCCTGGTTGCCCAGACCCCTAGGTGGCAGGAAAGGGGGTTCCAGCGATGGGGCTAGAGGGAGCTGAGAGGGAAAGCTGGCCCTGCAGGTGCCTATGGGATCAGGCCCCCAGTCGCACCCATGTTTAAGCtgagagaaggacatggcaccaTAGCCAGGCAGGGATGGCCAGGGGACCCCTGGGTTCCTCTAGGAGACCAGAAACTTGCATACCTTTCAGCCTAGTGCCCAGAGCCCATACCAGGCCCCACCCTGCACCTTGAATCCCTGTCTCAGGGGGCAAGGTTGGCTCCCTGGGACAGGGGCTGGGGGGCGGGCAAGGCAGAGAccgaggagaggagaggagacagcAGTGCCAGCACCGGGGCTGGTGGGAGGGGAACTGGGGAGCTGGCTGGAGGTGGTGGCCTCACCAACGTGGACCAGGAGCTCACCCCCACGCTCCCGGTACATGTGGTAGACGAAGAAGCAGGAGATCGGCTTGAGGATCAGGTTGAGGATGGCCATGCCTGCACTGAAGCGCACTGTGTCCGAGAGGTTGGACCTCGGGTAGAAGATGCCAATGTAGATCACATCCAGGAAGATGGTAGCCACCAAGCCACCCAGAAACTGCAAGACAGCCAGGCACAGGGCCGAGGGGTGACCACAGTGTCATTAGGGTGGTGAGCGTGCTGCTGCCCTGTCACCCCATCCCCCCACCATATATACCAGACTGGAAGCTCCATTTGTGCCCTACTGTGTCCTTGGGGTTTGCTGGAAGACAGACCAAGACAGCAGGTGGGACTCTGCAGACTAGATGCCTAACTGAGGACTGCAGGGCTGAGAGCAGGGATGGGGTCCCTATTGGGACCCAGCCTGCAGGCTCTGACAGAGTCCTCTCCCCCAACTCTTCTCATCCTTGAGGCCATGATGAGGCACAAGACGTGGGCTCAGAACCTCTAAGATAGAAGGTCCCTTGGAATTCACTGGTTCCATCTCCACCACCGAAGAAATCCGTCTCTAACCATCCTGAGAGGCCAGTGCTGGTGCTCACAGCCACGGGGTCTGAGCGGGTGTCCGGGGGCTCCTGGTAGGACAGTTTAGCCAGACTGTGTCCACTCTGACCTCACAAAGTGGTTGAGCTCCCTCTTCATGGGAGGCCCTCCCTATTAGGGGGGCCCTCAAGGAGGGTTACTGGCGCATGCCCTACTGCCCTCCAGGAATGGCCAATCTCATGGGGCACTGGTGGGAGTCCACCCCATGCCCCTTTTGGGAAAACAATGAGGAGACTCTCTGAGCCAGGCAGGCAGAGCAGCAGGCCAGGCTAGTGAAGATACATGTGGGCTGGGAGCCTGGACtctaaaaaatggaaaatggggaaaaaagaaggcagagaagacAGGACAGGGAAAGGGGAAGACGGAGCTGGGCCTACAACCACCCTGAAGCCGGTTCCCTGGCTGCTCCCCCAGCTTACCATACTTATGGCGTCAACAGAGTCCCGCTGCGCCATGGCCCACACGCCCAAGGCCAGGATGGGGAAGTTGGTCCAGGCATAGGGGCCCTGGAACACGATGCAGCCCCTGCGGGAGGAGGCACCTGAGTCAAGTCAGGAGGTGCCCTCTAGGTGCCCACCCCTCCTACAGGTCACCTCCTGGGGCGCTGTCTCAGGGCCCCCATGAGTAGAGGCCACAGTCGGCCTCGTTCCCCTCTCCATTCCCCTACTTCACACCCATGTGCCAAAAATGTCAGCACATCCCATCGGCTCTGCTTCCCAAATGGATCCGGAATCTGGCCATATCCATCCAGGTCCAAACCACCATCTTCTCCTACTGGGACTGAGCATTTCGCTGTAGCCTCTCCCCATTGTTCCCCTAACTTCCACTCCTGCCCCATCCTGGTCATTCCATAAATGCGcttgcatgcatactaagtcacttctgtcgtttccgactctttgcgaccccatggactgtagcctgccagcgtcctctgtccatgggattctccaggcaagaatagtggagcgggttgccatgccctcctccaggggatcttccagacccagggatcaaacctgtgtctctacgttcctgcactggcaggcaaattcttcaccactagagACACTTATTAACTCCTCCATAAACAGCAACCAGTAAGGTAAATCAGGGGATGTCATTTCTCTGCTAAAAGTCCTCCAACACTTTCTTGGAATAAAATTCAGACCCTTGATCATGGTCTACAGGGCCCTGTGGGTCTGATGACACAGCCCAGCCTATGGCTCCCATCCACTGCCTTGCCGTTCCCTCTACCTGAACACTTGGTCCGTTCTTGTCATTTTAGCCTCGGCTCATATGTTAACTCTGAGACTCTTTCCCTGACTGCCCCACTGTAAGGACCACCTTCTAACACAATGCCCACTCTCTTATCTTGTAGGGCATCGCTACTAACTAAACTGTTTGTCCATTCAAAGAAAAGAATAGTTAACCCAGACCCCTTACTAGTATCTGGCACAGTCACGAGTGCTTGAAATGGGTTCATTTATGTGCATATGCGTTAACAATCCTTGTAAAGAGGCACTACggtcatcttcattttacagatgaggagactgaggcccagagaggtcaaggaacttgcccaaggtcacacagctgctaagtggcagagctgagatttaaatccaggcagtctggctcaAGAGGCCATGCTCTTACCCACGTGGACGGCCCAAGCACAGAGTGGGGTGCTTCATAAATATAAATGACATTCCCTGAAGTATACCATATGGGAAACATGTGCAAAGCAGTTAAGTGCAGAGCACCATGGGGCTTACTTGGAAATCAGTCATCTCATTTTTTGGTTTTGAGAAAGCAAGTGCTGGGGCCCCAGCCTGGACTCATTAACTCAGAGTCTTGGGGAGTGTGCCTGAGAAATCTGGATTTTCACTCTGCTCTCCAAGGCCATTAACCATGATGATCACTGCTCCTGTTATTCATACCCACGAACACGTACACTGCACTTCCACGTCTGCAAAATGCACACGTGAGCTCAATGGTTTCCAGTCTTGGTCGGGCAGAAAAATCTCCCCAGAAACTCAACAGATAAAGCAGATAAAGCAGAAGGTAATGATGAAAATCACCCTGCAGTCCCCGGGCCTCCCTTGTGTAGGCCTGGGCAGTGTCTGGTGAGCAGAGCAAGGCCATGCTTCTTCCTCACAGCTCCTGAGGGCCGTGCATCCTtgcacccattttacagatggaaaccAAGGTACTGAGAAGTGGAGTCACTTGATGAAGGTGACCCGGCTGGAACACGGCAGGGCTAAGGACATGACCAGGGTCAGTCTAAATCCTGAGTCTACTGTCTCTGGGCAGGGGGTATGAAATGGGTGAGGGTCCACGCCTAAGTGAGTGACCTCACCCTCGTACTCAGATTCATCATGTGTCTACTTGCTGAGCTGCTGAGTTAACCTCCAAAGGCACCCTCAATAAATGTCAGCAATTATTATGGTTTCAGAAATTGTGTTTTCACCTTTAGATGACTTAAGAGGATAAGTGGGAAGGTCAGTAATACT containing:
- the AGTRAP gene encoding type-1 angiotensin II receptor-associated protein isoform X1; protein product: MELPAVNLKAILLVHWLLTTWGCIVFQGPYAWTNFPILALGVWAMAQRDSVDAISMFLGGLVATIFLDVIYIGIFYPRSNLSDTVRFSAGMAILNLILKPISCFFVYHMYRERGGELLVHVGFLGPSEERSSYQPIDSSEVPADPESKAHVTRGY
- the AGTRAP gene encoding type-1 angiotensin II receptor-associated protein isoform X2; its protein translation is MALLCSPDTAQAYTREARGLQGDFHHYLLLYLLYLLSFWGDFSARPRLETIELTCAFCRRGSAVGCIVFQGPYAWTNFPILALGVWAMAQRDSVDAISMFLGGLVATIFLDVIYIGIFYPRSNLSDTVRFSAGMAILNLILKPISCFFVYHMYRERGGELLVHVGFLGPSEERSSYQPIDSSEVPADPESKAHVTRGY
- the AGTRAP gene encoding type-1 angiotensin II receptor-associated protein; the encoded protein is MELPAVNLKAILLVHWLLTTWGCIVFQGPYAWTNFPILALGVWAMAQRDSVDAISMFLGGLVATIFLDVIYIGIFYPRSNLSDTVRFSAGMAILNLILKPISCFFVYHMYRERGGFLGPSEERSSYQPIDSSEVPADPESKAHVTRGY